A single region of the Montipora capricornis isolate CH-2021 chromosome 13, ASM3666992v2, whole genome shotgun sequence genome encodes:
- the LOC138030648 gene encoding uncharacterized protein: MSGRLSDTSDTENDSLFDTWSSFDLLAKKHRANTKIGHINANSIAGFKFHDIRSWLLSGRLDILLITETKIDASFSNGQFNVDGFRMHCVDRDIHDGVLMIFIRNDICFHVMTRFNMDLSSFRTESMILKVKINRSWFVLAGIYKPPNIPKSQWKLDLSSIFDAATTLSNAVIFLGDFNCDMMEPNKPPMDGRDLCDLLDIYNLKNLITSPTRITKTSKTLLDLILTNNKKRILSSGVVDVQISDHSLVFTILRLSAPRLQSQKIYAGSYKNFNPNIFLEDLQNAPVHVMDVFDDVEDKLFAFESLYLDIINEQAPIKKFHVRGNQVPFMTEQWRKSIRHRNKLWKKFTHDRTDANYALYRKQRNKCTSLRRKAIKAYFLNKSETEKPNQFWNTYRPFLQSKKSRQANDILLEEKGALTNDKTEIANIFNSYFIHIADAAAEINEEDFGTDYSTHPRIQSILINHSSNKMS, translated from the coding sequence ATGAGCGGAAGATTGTCTGATACAAGCGACACTGAGAATGATTCACTGTTTGACACCTGGAGTTCATTTGATTTACTAGCTAAAAAACATCGGGCTAATACCAAGATTGGGCACATAAACGCCAATAGTATTGCTGGGTTTAAATTTCACGATATTAGAAGTTGGCTACTGTCTGGAAGGTTGGACATACTTCTCATAACAGAGACGAAGATAGATGCTAGCTTCAGCAATGGTCAATTTAATGTGGATGGATTTCGTATGCATTGCGTCGATAGAGACATTCATGATGGTGTGCTAATGATCTTCATAAGAAATGACATTTGCTTTCATGTGATGACACGTTTCAACATGGACCTGTCTAGTTTTCGTACCGAATCCATGATATTGAAAGTCAAAATAAATAGATCATGGTTTGTTCTCGCTGGAATCTACAAACCTCCCAACATCCCTAAAAGTCAATGGAAACTTGATTTGAGTTCAATCTTTGACGCTGCAACAACGCTTTCGAACGCTGTTATTTTCCTTGGTGACTTTAACTGTGATATGATGGAACCGAACAAGCCTCCAATGGACGGCCGGGATTTATGTGATTTATTGGACATTTACAATTTGAAGAACCTGATTACATCGCCGACTAGAATAACAAAGACAAGTAAAACATTGCTTGATCTCATTCTtacaaacaacaagaaaagaatACTATCATCAGGCGTAGTCGATGTCCAGATTAGTGATCACTCCCTTGTATTCACTATTTTAAGACTCTCAGCACCAAGACTACAATCGCAAAAAATTTATGCCGGAAGTTATAAGAATTTTAACCCAAACATCTTTTTAGAAGACCTGCAAAACGCTCCAGTTCATGTTATGGACGTCTTTGACGATGTGGAAGATaaattatttgcatttgaatcgCTTTATCTGGATATTATAAATGAACAAGCACCTATAAAGAAATTCCACGTGAGAGGCAATCAAGTGCCTTTCATGACGGAACAATGGCGCAAATCCATCCGACACAGAAATAAGCTGTGGAAAAAGTTCACACATGATCGCACAGATGCAAATTATGCTCTCTACCGAAAGCAAAGGAACAAGTGCACTTCCTTAAGACGGAAAGCGATCAAGGCATATTTTCTCAATAAATCAGAAACAGAGAAACCGAATCAGTTTTGGAACACTTATCGTCCCTTTCTTCAGTCAAAGAAATCAAGGCAAGCAAACGACATCTTACTGGAAGAAAAAGGGGCACTTACAAACGACAAAACTGAGATAGCGAATATTTTTAACAGCTATTTTATTCATATTGCTGATGCAGCAGCAGAGATAAACGAGGAGGACTTTGGAACTGATTACAGTACTCATCCAAGAATTCAGTCCATATTAATTAACCATTCTTCAAACAAGATGTCATAA